One segment of Theobroma cacao cultivar B97-61/B2 chromosome 9, Criollo_cocoa_genome_V2, whole genome shotgun sequence DNA contains the following:
- the LOC18590810 gene encoding transcription factor GTE12: MKFPSQSFEFGQQPSSSFDGKRTSSRSAGILKRTSAAYKRGPEGVIVDSRTEKRRKMDRSMAQQCPAHVDESRRSCPKSQLSRCYSFPKKSRPSEEKFFKVPLNARATEVERPKPAQKCVSRLARKNFQKGASSGGRAHRSINAKPPLSPGACRCSSCGSIKCQCSLPSDSNHASSSDVTSERSLGGDLRVCRTYASKLDCQAKRTMTSPMSESDPDSDGAVSSLYDENVCLISQLTTPATDAASGEGLLTPSFDVQMSSKKAFRAAMLKSRYADTILKAKHILDHGEKADPVKMQQQKGKLERRQREEKAKIEAQIRAAEAAAKMKAEVELKKQREREREAARNALQQMEKTAGIELNVEIEKEFEMLIGFPIYNNWHGSKNGSGKVTGAYGGTL, from the coding sequence ATGAAGTTCCCTTCACAATCTTTTGAGTTTGGGCAGCAACCGAGCAGTTCTTTCGATGGGAAAAGGACATCATCTAGATCTGCTGGGATTTTGAAACGGACTTCAGCTGCTTACAAGCGTGGACCAGAAGGGGTGATTGTGGACAGTCGAACTGAGAAGAGGCGAAAGATGGATCGTAGCATGGCTCAGCAGTGTCCTGCCCATGTTGATGAATCAAGACGGAGTTGTCCTAAAAGCCAGCTATCCCGATGTTACTCTTTCCCCAAGAAGTCAAGGCCATCTGAGGAGAAGTTTTTCAAGGTGCCTTTGAATGCAAGAGCAACAGAAGTCGAGCGTCCTAAACCCGCACAGAAGTGTGTTAGCAGGTTGGCAAgaaaaaactttcaaaaagGCGCCAGTAGTGGTGGGCGTGCTCATCGATCTATCAATGCCAAGCCACCATTGAGTCCAGGTGCCTGCAGATGCAGCTCATGTGGCAGCATTAAGTGTCAATGTAGTCTTCCAAGTGATTCAAACCATGCATCTTCCAGCGATGTGACTTCAGAAAGATCATTGGGTGGAGATCTTAGAGTGTGCAGAACTTATGCCTCTAAACTGGATTGCCAGGCCAAAAGGACAATGACATCACCAATGAGCGAGTCTGATCCAGATTCTGACGGAGCTGTAAGTTCTCTGTATGATGAGAACGTTTGTCTGATTTCTCAACTTACAACTCCTGCAACAGATGCTGCTTCTGGGGAAGGATTGTTAACTCCTAGTTTTGACGTGCAAATGTCATCGAAGAAGGCTTTCCGAGCTGCAATGCTGAAAAGCCGTTATGCAGACACCATTTTGAAAGCTAAGCACATACTTGATCATGGTGAGAAAGCTGATCCAGTGAAGATGCAGCAGCAAAAGGGAAAATTGGAAAGAAGGCAGCGAGAAGAAAAGGCAAAGATTGAAGCTCAAATCAGAGCTGCTGaagctgcagcaaaaatgaagGCAGAGGTCGAGTTGAAAAAGCAAcgggaaagagaaagagaagctGCTCGGAATGCATTGCAACAGATGGAGAAAACAGCTGGGATTGAACTGAATGTGGAGATTGAAAAGGAGTTCGAGATGCTGATTGGATTCCCTATTTATAATAACTGGCATGGTAGCAAAAATGGATCTGGAAAGGTGACTGGAGCTTATGGAGGAACTCTGTGA